One genomic region from Marmota flaviventris isolate mMarFla1 chromosome 6, mMarFla1.hap1, whole genome shotgun sequence encodes:
- the LOC139706256 gene encoding olfactory receptor 14J1-like, whose protein sequence is MIMTNITTRNGFLLVGFSDDHELQILYALLFLVLYLVALTGNFVIITITTLDQHLQSPMYYFLKHLSLLDLSFISVTVPQAIDNSLMDDNYVSYGQCILHVFFFTSLACTEVAILTVMSYDRYTAICFLLHYEIIMDPRNCQWAMIAVWVSGGISGILYSNFSNCFIKSATFSITFCRVKIIHQFFCDVPQLLKLFCCNDYLGVIGVTAFMFVVALACFVSIAFSYVHIFSTVLRIPSAEGCSKVFSTCLPHLFVVSFFLSTGICAYLKPTSDSPSAFDFMVSIFYTVIPPTLNPIYI, encoded by the coding sequence atgaTTATGACAAACATAACCACAAGGAATGGATTCCTCCTCGTGGGGTTTTCTGATGATCATGAGCTGCAGATCTTGTATGCTTTGCTCTTCTTGGTGTTGTACCTAGTGGCTTTGACAGGAAACTTCGTCATTATCACCATCACAACACTGGACCAGCACCTCCAATCTCCAATGTATTACTTCTTGAAGCACCTTTCCCTTCTGGACCTCTCCTTCATTTCTGTCACAGTCCCCCAGGCCATTGACAATTCACTGATGGATGATAACTATGTTTCATATGGCCAGTGCATACTGcatgtttttttcttcacatctttgGCCTGTACTGAGGTAGCTATTCTTACAGTCATGTCTTATGACCGTTATACAGCCATTTGCTTCCTACTGCACTACGAGATCATCATGGATCCCAGAAATTGTCAGTGGGCTATGATAGCTGTGTGGGTGAGTGGAGGCATCTCAGGAATCTTATACAGCAATTTCTCCAATTGTTTCATAAAATCAGCCACATTTTCTATTACATTCTGTAGGGTGAAAATAATCCATCAATTTTTCTGTGATGTCCCCCAATTACTGAAGCTCTTCTGTTGCAATGATTACCTAGGAGTGATTGGAGTAACTGCTTTCATGTTTGTGGTAGCATTAGCCTGCTTTGTCTCCATTGCATTCTCCTATGTTCACATATTCTCCACAGTTCTAAGAATACCCTCTGCTGAAGGCTGCTCTAAGGTATTCTCCACCTGCCTGCCCCACCTCTTTGTTGTCTCATTTTTTCTCTCTACAGGCATCTGTGCATATCTAAAACCAACCTCAGATTCTCCATCTGCGTTTGACTTTATGGTATCTATCTTTTACACAGTGATACCCCCAACACTCAATCCTATCTATATATAG